The Caulifigura coniformis genome includes a region encoding these proteins:
- a CDS encoding sugar ABC transporter ATP-binding protein yields the protein MIDAAPIIDIRNVAKRFGGVVALSNVSFDVRPGEFHAICGENGAGKSTLMKILSGVYTSYEGEIRLRGELAAFQGTRDAESAGISIIHQELNLVEQLSAAANIFLGRELRGRFGLLDDRAMEKAAAGLFQQLDCKIDPRARISELRIGDQQLVEIAKAIALKTDVLIMDEPTSALTETEVERLFGVIERLRRQGVTILYISHKMDEVFRLSDRITVLRDGKVVKTLDRAATNPHEIAHLMVGREIESVNLGDGRTPGEVVLGVENLSLAWPGHARKWRLKDIAFELRRGEVLGFAGLMGAGRTELMECLFGAQSDPMQGSIRLEGREVRFGHPSEAKAAGVAMVTEDRKRFGLFAQMVVRENITVCTLEESTKAGLISTSAEREKTRESIRQLGVKTNGPEAPITSLSGGNQQKCIIARWLRTNPKVLLLDDPTRGIDVGAKAELYKLIDGLCREGLGIIVTSSELPELITLCDRVLVLCEGRLTGELKRGEVTEERLMELATSISPKES from the coding sequence ATGATCGACGCCGCTCCCATCATCGACATTCGCAACGTCGCCAAACGCTTTGGCGGCGTGGTCGCCCTCAGCAACGTCTCGTTCGACGTGCGCCCCGGCGAGTTCCACGCCATCTGCGGAGAGAACGGGGCCGGCAAGAGCACCCTGATGAAGATCCTTTCCGGGGTCTACACCAGCTATGAAGGCGAGATCCGGCTGCGCGGCGAACTCGCCGCATTCCAGGGGACCCGCGACGCCGAGTCGGCCGGCATCAGCATCATCCACCAGGAACTGAACCTCGTGGAACAACTCTCGGCCGCTGCCAACATCTTCCTCGGACGCGAACTCCGGGGACGCTTCGGACTGCTCGACGACCGGGCCATGGAGAAAGCCGCCGCCGGCCTCTTCCAGCAACTCGACTGCAAAATTGATCCGCGGGCCCGCATCTCCGAGCTGCGCATCGGCGACCAGCAGCTCGTCGAGATCGCCAAGGCCATCGCACTGAAGACCGACGTCCTGATCATGGACGAGCCGACGTCCGCCCTCACCGAAACCGAAGTCGAGCGTCTCTTCGGAGTCATCGAACGGCTTCGCCGGCAGGGTGTCACGATTCTCTACATCTCGCACAAGATGGACGAGGTCTTCCGTCTGTCCGACCGCATCACAGTCCTCCGCGACGGCAAGGTCGTCAAAACGCTCGACCGCGCTGCAACGAACCCCCACGAGATCGCCCACCTGATGGTCGGCCGCGAGATCGAGTCGGTGAATCTCGGGGACGGCCGGACTCCCGGCGAAGTGGTGCTCGGGGTCGAGAACCTTTCACTCGCCTGGCCCGGCCATGCCCGCAAATGGCGACTGAAAGACATTGCGTTTGAGCTGCGTCGCGGCGAAGTGCTGGGTTTTGCCGGATTGATGGGGGCAGGCCGCACGGAGCTGATGGAATGCCTGTTCGGCGCCCAGTCCGATCCGATGCAGGGATCGATCCGGCTGGAAGGCCGCGAGGTCCGCTTCGGACATCCCTCGGAGGCCAAGGCCGCCGGCGTCGCCATGGTGACCGAAGATCGCAAGCGTTTCGGGCTCTTCGCACAGATGGTCGTCCGCGAGAACATCACGGTCTGCACGCTTGAGGAATCGACGAAGGCCGGCCTCATCAGCACCAGCGCGGAGCGTGAAAAGACCCGCGAATCCATCCGGCAGCTCGGCGTCAAAACGAACGGGCCCGAGGCGCCGATCACCAGCCTGTCCGGGGGCAACCAGCAGAAGTGCATCATCGCCCGCTGGCTGCGGACGAACCCCAAAGTCCTGCTCCTCGACGACCCGACACGCGGCATCGACGTCGGCGCCAAGGCCGAACTCTACAAGCTCATTGATGGCCTCTGCCGTGAAGGCCTCGGCATCATCGTGACGTCCAGCGAGCTTCCCGAACTGATCACACTTTGCGACCGCGTTCTCGTGCTCTGCGAAGGCCGCCTCACCGGCGAATTGAAACGCGGCGAGGTGACCGAAGAACGACTCATGGAACTGGCGACGAGCATCTCCCCCAAAGAATCGTAA
- a CDS encoding FAD binding domain-containing protein gives MRDFEYESPTTLTQALELMSSGQAVRPMAGGTDLIDHVRTGRLAPDLIIDVKKLPELNHLEITDAGLRLGAAVPCYRLYGDERIRKSYSALSDSAHIIGGMQIQSRASIGGNVCTSGPAADSIPSLIALSAVVVIAGPGGARREVPIEQFCTGPGKNVLQGGEIVVEFRMPVAANSGSHYRRFIPRNEMDIAVVGVGACVMLDDSKSQITAARIGVGAVAPTPLFAEEAGRLLVGRPADEAAYRDAAAAVVGIISPITDMRGTQEFRRHVTGVLVERVLAEAVLRARTH, from the coding sequence ATGAGAGACTTCGAGTACGAATCGCCGACCACGCTCACCCAGGCGCTGGAGCTGATGTCGTCCGGACAGGCTGTCCGCCCCATGGCCGGGGGAACCGACCTGATCGATCACGTGCGGACAGGCCGCCTGGCGCCCGACCTGATCATCGACGTCAAGAAGCTTCCCGAGCTGAATCACCTGGAGATCACGGACGCCGGACTGCGACTGGGAGCAGCTGTTCCCTGCTACAGGCTCTATGGCGATGAGCGGATCAGGAAGTCGTACTCTGCGCTCTCCGATTCCGCACACATCATCGGCGGCATGCAGATCCAGAGCCGTGCCAGCATCGGCGGCAATGTCTGCACGTCCGGCCCGGCCGCGGATTCGATCCCGTCGTTGATTGCGCTGTCGGCCGTTGTCGTGATCGCTGGCCCCGGCGGGGCCCGGCGTGAAGTGCCGATCGAGCAGTTCTGCACCGGGCCGGGGAAGAACGTGCTGCAGGGAGGCGAGATCGTGGTCGAGTTCCGGATGCCTGTCGCGGCGAATTCGGGATCGCACTATCGGCGGTTCATCCCGCGAAACGAGATGGATATCGCGGTGGTCGGCGTCGGCGCCTGCGTGATGCTGGACGACTCGAAATCACAGATCACCGCCGCACGCATCGGCGTCGGCGCCGTTGCTCCGACTCCGCTTTTCGCCGAGGAAGCAGGCCGCCTGCTCGTCGGCCGCCCGGCGGATGAAGCGGCCTACAGAGACGCGGCCGCCGCGGTCGTCGGGATCATCTCTCCGATCACCGACATGCGGGGGACGCAGGAATTCCGGCGGCATGTGACGGGCGTGCTCGTCGAACGCGTTCTGGCGGAAGCGGTGCTTCGCGCCCGTACGCACTGA
- a CDS encoding cupin domain-containing protein codes for MGFIDLDSIPALEPLPGCRLRTPHGKNLMLSHLEMETGAEIPWHHHPHEQGGMLIRGKLQLSIGDETRIVGPGAMFLIPGNVPHRAVAIEGPVLVLDVFSPVREDYAGMMNRYIPTNTGEQ; via the coding sequence ATGGGTTTCATCGACCTCGACTCCATTCCTGCTCTGGAGCCGCTGCCCGGCTGCCGGTTGCGTACGCCTCACGGCAAGAACCTGATGCTTTCGCATCTCGAAATGGAAACCGGGGCGGAGATTCCGTGGCATCACCATCCGCACGAGCAAGGTGGGATGCTGATCCGGGGAAAGCTGCAGCTCTCGATCGGCGACGAGACGCGAATTGTCGGGCCGGGGGCCATGTTCCTGATTCCGGGCAATGTCCCGCATCGGGCGGTCGCCATTGAAGGGCCGGTGCTGGTGCTTGATGTCTTCAGTCCGGTCCGTGAGGACTACGCCGGGATGATGAACCGCTACATCCCGACGAACACCGGGGAACAATGA
- a CDS encoding endonuclease/exonuclease/phosphatase family protein, with the protein MSAQPVSNADLRHHAAPSRVPVFRHFVALGRLVRRWFSRREIIVRLLGLEPVHPPSDDPGLIILQIDGLSRSRLEEAIQRGRIPFIASLVHRDRHRIETQYSGQPATTPAVLGELFYGVEQIVPAFSFRDHRSGKVVEMLATEIAEPIEKELAAQSPGLLGGGAAYCDIYSGGADDAQFCPGRTRWKRLDEAGVWTKGLLVFLHLPAMVRMFAAIIRETVLSTWRLVRRRSRVRNWVAELKFIPRHLVASVVLREVTATAIESDAIRGVERVHGNFLGYDDVAHHCGPDADIPHRMLRDIDRSIQRIWHAAHASPRRNYQVWIIADHGQEATIPYSVFAGRSINEAVCEACRDLLPAECVPPLEADESEAKGTGDAASMAPLTVAIGPQGSIYWPGPMANSLREDVARRLVVDARIPMVMYRDGETVHLRTSAGLFQLPEQAAEVFGVDHPHLDSVARDFSRLCSHPDAGDLIIAGWRRGETSISFVDELGAHGGPGPNETSGFAILPPETACTIRGELRPKVLRDMALEWLERPKRGAAAPSSDRTFLRVATYNVHGCIGLDGRLSPARIARVLLSLDADVIALQELDVGRLRSRSVDQAQIIADLLEMKMHFGAAIDVTGERYGNAILSRWPMTLKRAALLSPGRGRSEPRGAVWATVTIGDEPIEVISTHLGLTEADRLQQLATLLGADWPCLGVAHARTILCGDLNSPPGSSICRGLGQTLRDVQLADRQRGLATWPSGFPLRRIDHIFAGDGFRVIETDVPRTRLTRVASDHLPLVVDLEILPACGRRTEPVLARTQTMHS; encoded by the coding sequence ATGTCTGCACAGCCCGTTTCCAACGCCGACCTTCGGCATCATGCTGCCCCGTCGCGAGTTCCGGTTTTCCGGCATTTCGTGGCCCTGGGACGTCTCGTGCGGCGATGGTTCAGCCGGCGAGAGATCATCGTGCGGCTGCTGGGGCTGGAGCCTGTCCATCCTCCCTCGGACGATCCGGGCCTGATCATCCTGCAGATTGACGGGCTGTCGCGCTCCCGGCTGGAGGAGGCGATCCAGCGTGGTCGCATCCCGTTCATCGCATCGCTCGTTCATCGCGACCGCCATCGCATCGAGACGCAGTATTCCGGGCAGCCCGCCACGACGCCCGCCGTGCTGGGGGAACTGTTCTACGGCGTCGAGCAGATCGTCCCCGCGTTCAGCTTCCGGGACCATCGCAGCGGCAAGGTGGTCGAGATGCTCGCGACCGAGATCGCCGAGCCCATTGAAAAGGAACTCGCCGCGCAATCGCCGGGGCTTCTCGGGGGAGGGGCCGCCTATTGCGACATCTACTCCGGAGGAGCGGATGACGCCCAGTTCTGCCCCGGACGCACGCGCTGGAAACGGCTCGATGAGGCCGGAGTCTGGACGAAAGGCCTGCTGGTTTTCCTGCACCTTCCCGCCATGGTGAGGATGTTCGCCGCAATCATTCGCGAGACGGTCCTGTCGACCTGGCGGCTCGTCCGGCGTCGATCCCGGGTCAGAAACTGGGTGGCTGAGCTCAAGTTCATTCCTCGGCATCTGGTGGCGAGCGTCGTGCTTCGTGAAGTGACGGCGACGGCCATTGAGTCCGATGCGATCCGCGGCGTCGAGCGCGTGCATGGCAACTTCCTGGGATATGACGACGTCGCACATCACTGCGGTCCGGATGCCGACATCCCGCACCGCATGCTGCGCGACATCGACCGCAGCATTCAGAGGATCTGGCATGCGGCCCACGCGTCGCCGCGGCGGAATTACCAGGTGTGGATCATCGCCGATCACGGGCAGGAAGCGACGATCCCGTATTCCGTGTTCGCAGGGCGGTCGATCAACGAGGCGGTGTGCGAAGCCTGTCGCGACTTACTGCCGGCCGAGTGCGTTCCGCCACTGGAGGCCGACGAGTCTGAAGCGAAAGGGACGGGTGACGCGGCATCCATGGCGCCATTGACCGTCGCGATTGGTCCGCAGGGATCGATCTACTGGCCGGGCCCCATGGCGAACTCCCTCCGCGAAGATGTGGCCCGGCGCCTGGTGGTCGACGCGCGGATTCCGATGGTGATGTACCGTGACGGGGAGACAGTTCATCTCCGGACGTCGGCAGGCCTGTTCCAGCTCCCGGAACAGGCGGCGGAAGTGTTCGGCGTGGACCATCCGCACCTGGACTCGGTCGCCAGAGACTTCTCGCGGCTGTGTTCGCATCCCGACGCAGGCGACCTGATCATCGCCGGGTGGCGTCGGGGAGAGACTTCGATTTCCTTCGTTGATGAACTCGGAGCGCATGGCGGACCTGGCCCCAATGAAACAAGTGGCTTTGCCATCCTGCCTCCGGAGACCGCCTGCACGATTCGCGGCGAACTGCGTCCAAAAGTCCTCCGGGACATGGCGCTGGAGTGGCTCGAGCGTCCGAAGCGCGGGGCCGCCGCGCCTTCATCCGACCGGACATTCCTCCGCGTGGCGACTTACAACGTGCATGGCTGCATCGGGCTGGACGGTCGGCTTTCACCGGCCCGTATCGCGCGCGTGCTCCTGAGTCTGGACGCCGACGTCATCGCGCTCCAGGAACTGGATGTCGGCCGATTGCGGAGTCGATCGGTCGACCAGGCACAGATCATCGCCGACCTGCTCGAGATGAAGATGCATTTCGGCGCGGCGATCGACGTGACGGGCGAACGCTACGGCAACGCGATCCTGAGCCGGTGGCCCATGACGCTGAAGCGGGCGGCATTGCTTTCTCCGGGACGCGGCCGCTCCGAGCCGCGCGGTGCGGTGTGGGCGACCGTGACCATCGGTGACGAGCCGATTGAAGTGATCTCCACTCACCTGGGGCTGACCGAGGCCGACCGACTTCAGCAGCTGGCCACGCTGCTGGGGGCCGACTGGCCCTGCCTGGGAGTGGCCCATGCCCGAACGATTCTCTGCGGTGACCTCAATTCCCCACCCGGCTCGTCGATCTGTCGCGGCCTCGGACAGACGCTCCGAGATGTGCAGCTTGCGGACCGGCAACGGGGACTCGCCACGTGGCCATCCGGATTTCCCCTTCGCCGCATCGACCACATCTTTGCCGGCGATGGATTTCGGGTGATTGAAACCGACGTGCCGCGAACGCGCCTCACGCGGGTCGCTTCCGATCATCTGCCGCTGGTCGTCGACCTGGAGATTCTGCCCGCGTGCGGGCGGCGTACAGAGCCGGTGCTCGCTCGCACGCAGACAATGCATTCCTGA
- the mch gene encoding methenyltetrahydromethanopterin cyclohydrolase gives MSEDFELPEDDFEEGAEENPSLLNDAAFSLVNQALAAVDELRVEAVDVQGAGCILDFGVETTGSLAAGLALAEICMAGLGEIQISNGEVAGCTWPHLNVSTDNPTEACLLSQYAGWKVNVGKFFGMGSGPMRAAYADEAIFSQLDYREDATAVIGVLETGRLPDLKVVKLIAEKCKVEPERVALLAAPTSSIAGNMQVVARSVETALHKLHELGFDTTQVVSAFGTAPISPVAADDLAAIGRTNDAILYGGRVTLWVEAEDEELRMIGPNVPSSSSSAYGKPFVDIFKESGHDFYKIDPLLFSPAEIVFHNLETGSVFRFGEVNSEVLKRSFGL, from the coding sequence ATGTCTGAAGACTTTGAACTGCCCGAGGACGACTTCGAAGAAGGCGCCGAGGAGAATCCGTCGCTGCTGAACGACGCCGCGTTCAGCCTGGTGAACCAGGCGCTGGCCGCGGTGGATGAACTGCGGGTGGAGGCGGTGGACGTCCAGGGAGCCGGCTGCATCCTGGATTTCGGTGTCGAGACGACCGGAAGCCTGGCGGCCGGCCTGGCACTGGCGGAAATCTGCATGGCGGGCCTGGGAGAGATCCAGATCTCGAACGGTGAAGTGGCCGGCTGCACGTGGCCGCACCTGAACGTTTCGACCGACAATCCAACGGAAGCGTGTCTGCTTAGCCAGTATGCGGGCTGGAAGGTGAATGTCGGCAAGTTCTTCGGGATGGGGTCGGGGCCGATGCGGGCGGCGTATGCCGACGAAGCCATTTTCAGCCAGCTCGATTATCGCGAAGACGCCACGGCCGTCATTGGCGTCCTGGAAACGGGTCGCCTGCCCGATCTGAAGGTGGTCAAACTGATCGCCGAGAAGTGCAAGGTGGAACCGGAGCGGGTCGCGCTGCTCGCGGCTCCGACGTCGAGCATTGCGGGGAACATGCAGGTCGTCGCCCGCAGTGTCGAAACGGCGCTGCACAAGCTGCACGAACTCGGCTTCGACACCACGCAGGTTGTGAGCGCTTTTGGAACCGCCCCGATCAGCCCGGTTGCTGCCGATGATCTCGCGGCGATCGGCCGGACGAATGATGCGATCCTGTACGGCGGCCGGGTGACGTTGTGGGTCGAAGCGGAAGACGAGGAGCTGCGGATGATCGGCCCGAATGTGCCGTCGTCGTCGTCGAGCGCTTATGGCAAGCCGTTTGTCGACATCTTCAAGGAATCGGGGCACGACTTCTACAAGATCGACCCGCTCCTGTTCAGCCCCGCGGAGATCGTGTTTCACAACCTCGAGACCGGAAGTGTCTTCCGCTTCGGGGAGGTCAACTCCGAGGTGCTGAAACGGTCGTTCGGGCTGTAA
- a CDS encoding formylglycine-generating enzyme family protein produces MRSLFRMLFSAAVLTLMAGATACGAESPAHLKLLKTFVDEFVEITPGVGRFPKSFQQGGEQPAREVTFAYSFSIAKYEVPQNLYEAVMGSNPSRWKGPRNSVESMSWEEANDFCEKATARLRAVKLIGNDDVIRLPSESEWEYCCRAGTTTTYSFGDEAQATGDVAPKATLLDQYAWHTGNAAGNDPAVGVLKPNPWGLYDVHGYLWEYCSDDWHADSSGAPTDGTPWRDTAESNDKPASRRVMRGGSWKDDSTWLRSSSRRAIGPSARNDAIGFRCVLSRG; encoded by the coding sequence ATGCGATCCCTTTTCCGAATGCTGTTCTCCGCTGCCGTGCTGACGCTGATGGCTGGGGCGACGGCCTGTGGCGCGGAATCGCCTGCGCACCTGAAACTGCTCAAGACGTTCGTCGACGAATTCGTGGAGATCACTCCGGGCGTCGGGCGGTTTCCGAAATCGTTCCAGCAGGGGGGAGAGCAACCCGCCCGCGAAGTGACCTTCGCCTACTCGTTCTCCATCGCGAAGTACGAGGTCCCGCAGAATCTCTATGAAGCGGTGATGGGCTCGAATCCGAGCCGCTGGAAGGGGCCGCGCAATTCCGTCGAATCGATGAGCTGGGAAGAGGCGAACGATTTCTGTGAGAAGGCGACGGCACGACTGCGGGCGGTCAAGCTGATCGGAAACGATGACGTGATCCGGCTGCCGTCGGAGAGCGAATGGGAATACTGCTGCCGGGCCGGAACAACGACGACCTACAGCTTCGGCGACGAGGCGCAGGCGACGGGGGATGTGGCGCCGAAGGCGACCCTCCTTGACCAATACGCCTGGCATACAGGCAACGCGGCGGGAAACGATCCGGCGGTGGGAGTGCTGAAGCCGAATCCCTGGGGGCTTTACGACGTCCACGGCTACCTGTGGGAATACTGCAGCGACGACTGGCACGCCGACTCTTCCGGAGCTCCGACAGACGGAACTCCCTGGCGTGACACGGCCGAATCGAACGACAAGCCGGCGTCCCGTCGCGTCATGCGTGGCGGGTCGTGGAAAGACGACTCCACCTGGCTCCGCAGTTCGAGTCGCCGAGCCATTGGACCTTCCGCACGCAATGACGCCATCGGCTTCCGCTGTGTTCTGAGCCGCGGCTGA
- a CDS encoding SDR family oxidoreductase translates to MSKVVVITGATRGLGRALCDRFAEAGWTIAGCGTNHERVSEAASELGAPHRMDAVDTRDAAAVANWASEVTAAVGVPDLLINNAGVINANAPLWEVDVEDFARVVEVNVHGVFHVVRAFAPAMIARKSGIIVNLSSGWGRSTSPDVAPYCASKWAIEGMTRSLAQDLPKGLAAVALNPGIIDTDMLRSAFGAGAGHYPSPEKWSRAAGPFLMSLTSRHNGQSLTVPGVPT, encoded by the coding sequence ATGAGCAAGGTTGTCGTGATTACGGGAGCCACCCGTGGCCTGGGGAGGGCCCTCTGCGACCGATTTGCGGAAGCGGGCTGGACCATCGCAGGATGTGGGACGAATCATGAACGGGTGAGTGAAGCGGCTTCGGAACTCGGCGCGCCGCACCGCATGGACGCGGTCGATACAAGGGACGCCGCGGCGGTGGCGAACTGGGCGAGTGAGGTGACGGCGGCCGTGGGGGTTCCTGACCTCCTGATCAACAACGCGGGAGTCATCAACGCGAACGCTCCTTTGTGGGAGGTCGATGTCGAGGATTTCGCCCGCGTGGTCGAGGTGAACGTCCACGGGGTGTTTCACGTCGTCCGGGCGTTTGCGCCGGCGATGATTGCCCGAAAGTCCGGGATCATCGTGAATCTTTCGAGTGGATGGGGTCGATCAACGTCTCCGGACGTCGCCCCATACTGCGCGAGCAAGTGGGCCATCGAGGGGATGACCAGATCGCTCGCCCAGGATCTTCCCAAGGGGCTGGCGGCAGTCGCCCTGAATCCCGGAATCATCGACACGGACATGCTCCGCAGCGCGTTTGGAGCGGGGGCGGGCCACTATCCTTCGCCCGAAAAATGGAGCCGGGCGGCCGGCCCGTTTCTCATGTCGCTGACGAGTCGCCACAATGGGCAGTCGCTGACTGTTCCCGGTGTTCCGACCTGA
- a CDS encoding HAD family hydrolase, with product MSPPDVEKPSPRIRAVVFDFDGLMVNTEEVFQLSGTELLRRRGKEPTPAVFRGMMGRRSHEALAFLIEVMRLDDTVEQLQTESMEIFYAMLDDILQPMPGLFELLAAIERRGLPKAVATSSERSYLENLLGRLDLLNRFDALLTAEDVTHGKPHPEIYLTAAQRLGVQPAEMLVLEDSEMGTKAGAAAGAHIISVPHEHSAHFTFHEAKGVATSLIDPMILRLVEGTPA from the coding sequence ATGAGCCCACCCGACGTCGAAAAGCCCAGTCCCAGGATCCGCGCGGTCGTCTTCGATTTCGACGGCCTGATGGTGAATACTGAAGAAGTCTTCCAGCTCAGCGGCACCGAGCTGTTGCGGCGGCGCGGCAAGGAGCCGACGCCGGCAGTCTTTCGCGGCATGATGGGCCGGCGGTCGCACGAAGCGCTGGCCTTCCTGATCGAGGTGATGAGGCTCGATGACACGGTCGAGCAGCTCCAGACGGAGTCGATGGAGATCTTCTATGCGATGCTCGATGACATCCTGCAGCCGATGCCCGGGCTGTTCGAGCTTCTGGCGGCGATCGAACGCCGCGGCCTGCCAAAGGCGGTCGCGACGTCCTCCGAGCGTTCTTACCTCGAGAACCTGCTGGGACGTCTCGATCTTCTGAACCGGTTCGACGCGCTGCTGACGGCGGAAGACGTCACGCATGGGAAACCGCATCCGGAGATCTACCTGACGGCGGCCCAGCGGCTGGGAGTGCAGCCGGCCGAGATGCTCGTTCTGGAAGACAGCGAGATGGGGACGAAAGCGGGCGCGGCGGCCGGCGCACACATCATCTCCGTCCCGCACGAACATAGCGCTCACTTCACGTTCCACGAGGCCAAGGGGGTCGCGACGAGCCTGATCGACCCGATGATTCTGCGACTCGTGGAGGGAACGCCCGCCTGA
- a CDS encoding 3-keto-disaccharide hydrolase has protein sequence MTRFSVSVAIICCLAAAVDLPAEEKAAPAPKPAETGESLFDGKTLGGWKQADHYKPGPIEVKNGSLLIQRGEGKMSGIVWKGKELPKVDYEMTFEAQRVDGSDFFVGLTFPIQESPCTLIIGGWGGGLTGFSSIDGSDASENETTGYLPVENGKWYKVRMRVTGQRVDAWVDDKFLAGFDHRDRKVDVRLEVEANRPFGFATYQTVAALKNIRIRELTAAEKAQALTEADKALQEK, from the coding sequence ATGACCCGCTTTTCCGTCAGCGTCGCAATCATCTGCTGTCTGGCCGCTGCTGTCGACCTCCCGGCCGAGGAGAAAGCCGCTCCGGCGCCCAAACCGGCCGAAACGGGCGAATCGCTGTTCGACGGCAAGACGCTGGGGGGATGGAAGCAGGCAGACCACTACAAGCCCGGCCCGATCGAAGTCAAAAACGGCTCGCTGCTGATCCAGCGGGGCGAAGGGAAGATGTCGGGGATCGTGTGGAAGGGGAAGGAGCTTCCCAAGGTCGATTACGAAATGACCTTCGAGGCGCAGCGGGTCGATGGGAGCGATTTCTTCGTCGGTCTGACGTTCCCGATCCAGGAATCACCCTGCACGCTGATCATCGGCGGCTGGGGTGGGGGGCTGACCGGCTTTTCGTCGATCGACGGCTCGGATGCCTCGGAGAACGAAACCACGGGCTACCTGCCGGTGGAGAACGGGAAGTGGTACAAGGTGCGGATGCGGGTGACGGGGCAGCGAGTCGACGCCTGGGTCGATGACAAGTTCCTGGCGGGATTCGACCATCGCGACCGGAAAGTCGACGTGCGTCTCGAGGTCGAAGCGAACCGCCCGTTCGGATTCGCGACGTACCAGACTGTCGCCGCTCTGAAAAACATCCGGATTCGCGAACTGACGGCTGCCGAAAAGGCGCAGGCGCTGACGGAAGCCGACAAGGCGCTGCAGGAAAAATAG
- the trhA gene encoding PAQR family membrane homeostasis protein TrhA, with translation MIRSIRSHALSLPSAWQPEKANQWTHALGLMLSLVAGVVMIGTVWATPDAGRLWGCSIYVIAMIALYAASTLSHSFAVGPYREFYRMLDQVCIFVFMAACFTPFALTHLRSVYGYGVLIAMWGLAITGVVIRMRSRSQTFPIALFLPLGWLPALTITRIYEVGSWHGLILVLAGAAAYTGGFWFLANDHRRSWYHPAWHLSTVAGTGFHYLFLLEFVARHQDLAATLANR, from the coding sequence ATGATTCGTTCGATCCGTTCCCACGCCCTCTCCCTCCCGAGCGCCTGGCAGCCCGAGAAGGCCAATCAGTGGACTCACGCCCTTGGGCTGATGCTCAGCCTGGTTGCGGGCGTCGTCATGATCGGAACTGTCTGGGCCACGCCCGATGCCGGTCGTCTCTGGGGATGCTCGATCTACGTCATCGCGATGATCGCCCTTTACGCCGCGTCGACGCTGTCACACAGCTTCGCCGTCGGACCGTACCGGGAGTTCTACAGGATGCTGGACCAGGTCTGCATTTTTGTCTTCATGGCAGCCTGCTTCACCCCCTTCGCCCTCACCCATCTCCGAAGCGTCTATGGCTATGGCGTCCTCATCGCGATGTGGGGCCTCGCCATCACCGGCGTCGTGATCCGCATGCGCAGCCGGTCGCAGACGTTCCCGATCGCCCTCTTCCTGCCGCTCGGCTGGCTCCCTGCGCTCACCATCACCCGCATTTATGAAGTCGGAAGCTGGCATGGACTGATCCTCGTCCTCGCCGGCGCCGCGGCCTATACCGGCGGCTTCTGGTTCCTCGCGAACGACCACCGCCGCAGCTGGTATCACCCGGCCTGGCATCTCAGCACCGTGGCGGGAACCGGCTTTCATTACCTCTTCCTGCTGGAGTTTGTCGCCCGGCACCAGGACCTGGCGGCTACGCTGGCGAACCGCTGA